In Fimbriiglobus ruber, a genomic segment contains:
- a CDS encoding YciI family protein — MKYIILIYGGENAWHGMPEAQMQEEHAKWMMYTQDMVAAGVMVAGASLKPIATATTVRVRGGKTGTTDGPFAETKEQLGGYYVIDVPNLDDAVKWAAQCPGALYGSLEIRPLGIITSPDGAVSMQ, encoded by the coding sequence GATTTACGGCGGCGAAAATGCCTGGCACGGCATGCCCGAAGCCCAGATGCAAGAAGAACACGCCAAGTGGATGATGTATACTCAAGATATGGTGGCCGCCGGAGTTATGGTCGCCGGGGCGTCGCTGAAGCCGATCGCGACGGCCACGACCGTCCGCGTCCGTGGCGGCAAGACCGGGACGACCGACGGCCCGTTCGCCGAGACCAAGGAACAACTCGGCGGGTATTACGTCATCGATGTGCCGAACCTGGACGACGCGGTGAAGTGGGCCGCCCAGTGCCCGGGAGCACTTTACGGATCGTTGGAAATCCGCCCGCTCGGGATCATTACCTCTCCGGACGGCGCGG